A single window of Mycolicibacterium aurum DNA harbors:
- a CDS encoding exodeoxyribonuclease VII small subunit → MKPISELGYEEARDELIEVVDRLEHGGLDLDASLKLWERGEQLAKRCEEHLAGARERVEKALAVNDDADV, encoded by the coding sequence ATGAAGCCTATTAGTGAACTCGGATACGAAGAAGCGCGCGACGAGCTGATCGAGGTGGTGGACCGTCTCGAGCACGGCGGGCTGGACCTGGATGCGTCGCTGAAACTGTGGGAAAGAGGCGAACAGCTGGCCAAACGCTGCGAGGAACACTTAGCTGGCGCACGCGAGCGAGTGGAGAAGGCGCTGGCGGTCAACGACGACGCTGACGTGTGA